The proteins below are encoded in one region of Saccopteryx leptura isolate mSacLep1 chromosome 1, mSacLep1_pri_phased_curated, whole genome shotgun sequence:
- the LOC136388553 gene encoding secretoglobin family 1D member 2-like: protein MKPVLCVLLLTLAFSCYEASVLVCPAVLSHVRSLFLDSDSAFSEEIQRYDAPLEAVVANMEVKKCMDQISSNYRRKILSYVVQTEYACNGKI from the exons ATGAAGCCAGTGTTGTGTGTCCTGCTGCTCACTCTGGCGTTTTCCTGTTATGAGG CAAGTGTACTAGTCTGCCCAGCAGTTCTTTCTCATGTGAGGAGCTTATTTTTGGATTCTGACAGCGCTTTCAGTGAGGAAATTCAGAGATATGATGCACCTCTGGAAGCTGTAGTGGCCAACATGGAAGTGAAGAAGTGCATGGATCAGATTTCTTCTAATTACAGAAGGAAAATTCTCAGCTATGTG gTCCAAACGGAATATGCATGTAACGGAAAGATTTAA